The Amycolatopsis methanolica 239 nucleotide sequence CATCCCCGGCGCGCCGCAGGAGGAGACCGACAAGGCCCGCGCCGAGGCGAGCGCAGGCGTGCACGGCTACGTCATGGAGCTGATCGAGAAACGCAGGACCAACCGGACCGACGACATCACCAGTCACCTTCTGGAAGCGGAGATCGACGGCGCGCCGATCCCGTTGGAGGACCTGTTCGACCTGTTCCTGGTCATGATGCTGGCCGGGCTGGACACGGTGCAGAGCGTGCTCGGCCAGAGCATGGCCTACCTCGGCCGCAACCCGGACAAGTGGGCGGAGATGTTCTCCTCTCCGGAGAAGCTGGAGCCGGCGGTGGAGGAGCTGCTGCGGTGGTCCTCACCCGCTGTGCCGACCCGCAATGTCGCCGCCGAGTCGGCGAAGGTGGGCGACCTGGAGCTGCCGAAGGGGGAGCGGGTGCACTGCCCGCTCGGCGCGGCCAACCGCGACCCGAAGTACTTCGAGGACCCGGACGAGGTCAAGTTCGACCGGCCGCCCAAGCCGCACCTCACGTTCGGGCTCGGCGCGCACCGCTGCATCGGCGTCCACCTCGCCAGGCTCGAGCTGAAGATCGCCTTCACCGAGCTGCACCGGCGGATCCCCGAGTTCCGTCTGGCCGACGGCGTGGAGATCACGGAGCACCTCGGGCTGACCTGGGGCGTGGAGAACGTCGAGCTGGTCTTCGAGCCGGGCCGCCGGGAAAACGCCTGATCTCTTCGAAAGGTACGCACATCATGGGAGTCCTGTACGAGGCCGATCCGCGCACGCACGTCGCGCTGATCACCATCGACCGCCCGGAGGCCCGCAACGCCGTCAACGGCGAGGTGGCCACGGGAATCGAGGAGGCACTCGACCGGATCGAGGCGGACGACGACATCTGGGTGTCGATCCTCACCGGCACGCCACCGGTGTTCTCGGCGGGCGCCGACCTGAAGGTGGTAGGCGCAGGCAAGGACCGGGAGATGCGGACCCGCAAGGGCGGCTTCGCCGGCCTGATCCGCCGGGAGCGGACCAAGCCGTTGATCGCCGCTGTCGACGGGCCCGCGCTGGCGGGCGGCACCGAGATCATCCTGGCGTGCGATCTGGTCGTGGCCTCCACGGCGGCCACCTTCGGGCTGCCCGAGGTGCGCCGGGCGCTGGTCGCCGGCGGTGGCGGGCTGTTCCGGCTGGGCCGGAAGATCCCGATCACCATCGCGATGGAATGGGCGCTCACCGGCGAGGCCTACTCCGCGACCAGGGCGTACGAACTGGGCCTGGTCAACGAGCTGTGCGAACCGGGCGAAGCGGTGGCGGTGGCGCGCAAGCTCGCCGAGCGGATCACCGTCAACGCGCCACTGGCCGTGCAGTACTCCCGTCAGGTCGTGCTCACCGCCACCTCGCTGCCGGACAGCGAGGCCTGGCAGATCTCGAACGAGGCGACCCGGAAGGTCGGCAAGACCAACGACGTCAAGGAAGGCGTCCGGGCCTTCATCGAGAAGCGCCCGCCGAAGTGGACGGCCTCATGAGCGCCCGGGACGTGGTGATCATCGGCGTCGGCCAGCTCCGCAACAACCGGGAGCGCGACCTGGCCCAGGCCGCCGAACCGCTCGACCTGATCGAGCGGGCCGCCCGTGCGAGTGCGGACGACGCGGGGATCGGCGCGGACCACCTCGCCCGGGTGGACGCGGTCGCGGCGGTGCAGATCGTGTCGTGGTCCTACGCCGACGACGCGAAGGCGGTCGCGGACCGGCTCGGTGCCACCGGGGCGCGGTGTGTCACCTCCGGTTCCGGCGGGCACCAGCCGGTCGAGATGCTCACGCGCCTCGCCGAGCAGGTGGCCGCCGGGGACGCCGACCTCGCTCTGCTGTGCGGTGGGGAGGCGCAGTCCTCGCTGGAGCTGTTCCAGCGGGCGGAGGCCGACATCCCGTGGTCGCGCGAGCCGGGCGGTCCGGGAAAGTTCAGCCGGGAGGTCGGCGGCACCGAGCGGATGTGGGACCTGGGGCTGGTCGGGCCGATCCGGATCTACCCGCTGTTCGAGAACCGGCTGCGGTACGAGCTGGGCCAGTCCTTCGCGCAGGCGCAGCAGTGGTCGGCCCGGATGTACTCGGAGTTCAGCGCGGTCGCGGCACGCAACGACGCGGCGTGGCACCCCACGCCGCGCACGCCGGACGAGATCGCGACGGTGGGCCCGAAGAACCGGATGATCTGCTTCCCGTACCCGCTGCTGATGAACGCCACCGCGAAGGTCGACCAGGCCGCGGCGATCCTTGTCGCCAGCGCCGAGGAGGCGGACCGGCTGGGCGTGCCGGAATCCAAGCGCATCCACCTGTGGTCGGCCGCCGCGGACCGCGACTGCGAGGACGTGCTGGAACGGCCGGCCTTCGGGGCCTCGGCCGGCATGGCGAAGGCCCTCGACCAGGCGCTGGACGGCGCCGAGCTCGCCGCGGGCGACGTGGACGTGCTGGACCTGTACAGCTGCTTCCCGGTGGTGCCCAAGCTCGCCGCGCTGCACCTTAAGGTCACGGACCGGGCGTTGTCGGCGACGGGCGGGCTGACGTCCTTCGGCGGGGCGCACAACAACTACTCCTCGCACGCGCTGGTCGCGGTGACCCGCGAGCTGCGCCGGACCGGTGGCACCGGCCTGGTGTACGCCAACGGCGAGTACGTCACCCGGCACTCCGTCGTCGTGCTGTCCGGCCGGGCCCGGCCCGAGGGTTTCGTGTCCGCGGCGGCCACCGGGGAGCCCGAGACGGTCACGGTGCTCGACGACTACACCGGCGAGGCCGTGGTGGAGACCTTCACCGTCGAGTACGACCGGGAGGCCAATCCCGCGCGCGGGTACGTCGTGGCCAGCCTGTCCGGCGGCCGCCGGACCGGGGTGCGCGTGTCCAAGAAGGACACCTACACGCTGGGCGAGCTGGTCCGCGAAGACACCGAACCCATCGGGCGAAGGGGCC carries:
- a CDS encoding cytochrome P450, with amino-acid sequence MDKTIGQLREQHRRDYDVYAQTTIAEHLAELADRREKCPVSFSADGGFWVLSSYDDMSSVLRRNNRGFISFPNMPDGSQAFGQKRMIPLEIDGSLHRQYRQILEPFFSPDAVAKLEPRIRRVANDLIDNFIERGRCDFDPEFAFPYPGTTFMALMGWPLEDAAKLTKWVDIFLHGIPGAPQEETDKARAEASAGVHGYVMELIEKRRTNRTDDITSHLLEAEIDGAPIPLEDLFDLFLVMMLAGLDTVQSVLGQSMAYLGRNPDKWAEMFSSPEKLEPAVEELLRWSSPAVPTRNVAAESAKVGDLELPKGERVHCPLGAANRDPKYFEDPDEVKFDRPPKPHLTFGLGAHRCIGVHLARLELKIAFTELHRRIPEFRLADGVEITEHLGLTWGVENVELVFEPGRRENA
- a CDS encoding crotonase/enoyl-CoA hydratase family protein, with product MGVLYEADPRTHVALITIDRPEARNAVNGEVATGIEEALDRIEADDDIWVSILTGTPPVFSAGADLKVVGAGKDREMRTRKGGFAGLIRRERTKPLIAAVDGPALAGGTEIILACDLVVASTAATFGLPEVRRALVAGGGGLFRLGRKIPITIAMEWALTGEAYSATRAYELGLVNELCEPGEAVAVARKLAERITVNAPLAVQYSRQVVLTATSLPDSEAWQISNEATRKVGKTNDVKEGVRAFIEKRPPKWTAS